One Calditrichia bacterium DNA window includes the following coding sequences:
- a CDS encoding CTP synthase, producing MPSKTKFIFITGGVVSSLGKGITSASLGFLLKTRGLDVTIMKFDPYINVDPGTMSPYQHGEVYVTEDGAETDLDLGHYERFIDENMSRNNNITTGQIYNSVISKERRGDYLGATVQVIPHITDEIKSRIVKLADATEADVVIVEVGGTVGDIESLPFMEAIRQFCLECGHANATNMHLTLLPYIASAGEIKTKPTQHSVMRLREIGILPEFLICRTENQHIDEGIRKKIALFCNVDYRMVIEAADVKTIYEVPVLLAEQGLDELVVQRLNLPAGRPKLNGLKAVVDKIKNPQNTVKIALCGKYVQLPDAYKSIIEGLIHAGVVNDARVEVVWVNTEEIESENDVAKYFEGVHGILVPYGFGNRGIEGKLKAIQYARESKIPFFGICLGLQCAVIEFARNVCGLANANSAEFDETCEHPVIHIMSSQKSVTEMGGTMRLGSYPCKTQDNTLARKLYNEEHITERHRHRYEVNNSYREILEKNGMKMSGLSPDGELVEIIEITDHPFFIAGQFHPELKSRIMRPHPLFTGFVAAALEHGAKE from the coding sequence ATTCCATCAAAAACCAAATTTATTTTTATCACCGGTGGTGTGGTGTCATCGCTGGGCAAAGGGATCACCAGCGCTTCGCTGGGTTTTTTGTTGAAAACGCGCGGGCTGGATGTCACAATCATGAAATTTGACCCGTACATCAACGTCGATCCCGGCACGATGAGCCCTTATCAACATGGCGAAGTTTACGTAACCGAAGATGGCGCTGAAACCGATCTGGATTTGGGGCATTATGAACGGTTTATCGATGAAAACATGAGCCGCAACAACAATATTACTACCGGTCAGATTTACAACAGCGTTATTTCCAAAGAACGCCGGGGCGATTATCTCGGGGCGACGGTACAGGTAATTCCGCACATCACCGACGAGATAAAATCGCGAATTGTAAAACTGGCAGATGCAACTGAAGCAGATGTCGTTATTGTGGAAGTTGGTGGCACTGTCGGTGATATCGAAAGCCTGCCGTTTATGGAGGCGATTCGCCAATTTTGCCTCGAATGCGGACATGCTAATGCAACCAATATGCACCTTACATTGCTGCCCTACATTGCTTCTGCGGGTGAAATTAAAACCAAACCTACCCAGCACAGCGTGATGCGCCTGCGGGAAATCGGTATTTTACCGGAATTTCTGATTTGCCGCACGGAAAACCAGCATATCGATGAAGGCATCCGCAAAAAAATTGCGCTGTTTTGCAACGTGGATTACCGGATGGTCATTGAAGCGGCGGATGTGAAAACGATCTACGAAGTACCGGTGCTGCTCGCCGAACAAGGCTTGGACGAATTGGTGGTGCAACGACTGAATCTCCCCGCCGGTCGACCAAAATTGAATGGGTTAAAAGCCGTTGTCGATAAAATTAAAAATCCCCAAAACACCGTAAAAATAGCACTTTGTGGCAAATATGTTCAACTGCCGGATGCCTACAAAAGCATCATAGAAGGATTGATTCATGCCGGTGTGGTAAACGATGCTCGTGTTGAAGTGGTTTGGGTGAATACCGAAGAAATTGAATCGGAAAACGATGTGGCCAAATATTTTGAAGGCGTTCATGGTATTTTGGTGCCTTACGGGTTTGGCAATCGGGGAATCGAAGGGAAGCTGAAAGCCATTCAGTATGCCCGGGAAAGTAAAATCCCGTTTTTCGGGATTTGCTTGGGATTGCAATGCGCAGTCATCGAATTTGCCCGGAATGTGTGCGGACTTGCCAACGCCAACAGCGCCGAATTTGATGAAACCTGTGAACACCCTGTGATCCATATTATGTCATCGCAAAAAAGCGTTACCGAAATGGGCGGAACCATGCGTTTAGGCAGCTATCCCTGCAAAACGCAGGATAACACGCTTGCCCGAAAACTGTACAACGAAGAACACATTACCGAACGCCACCGCCACCGTTACGAGGTGAACAACAGCTATCGCGAGATACTCGAAAAAAACGGAATGAAGATGAGCGGTCTCTCTCCCGATGGCGAACTGGTTGAAATTATTGAAATTACGGATCATCCGTTTTTCATCGCCGGACAATTTCATCCGGAATTGAAAAGCCGAATTATGCGCCCGCATCCGCTTTTCACTGGCTTTGTTGCCGCAGCACTCGAGCACGGAGCGAAAGAATGA
- the kdsA gene encoding 3-deoxy-8-phosphooctulonate synthase produces the protein MKTVSIGNLKAGLDQQLLIIAGPCLIESESLVMNTAESLKRAAENLPIQLVFKSSFKKANRTSASGFTGIGFEKALGILEKVRNTYDLPLLTDIHTEMEAPIVASVVDVLQIPAFLCRQTDLLLAAGRTGKTVNIKKGQFLAPEGMQKAAEKVAGTGNTNILLTERGTTFGYESLVVDMRGLSVMAKTGYPVVFDATHSVQIPGGQASFSGGQPEFIQPLARAAIATGAVSAVFMEVHPDPPNALSDAQSQLPLEKFSAVAGQLSALYQHIRENI, from the coding sequence ATGAAAACCGTTTCGATCGGAAATTTGAAAGCCGGATTGGATCAGCAGTTGCTGATTATTGCAGGACCCTGTTTGATCGAAAGCGAATCATTGGTAATGAACACCGCCGAATCGCTGAAACGTGCCGCGGAAAACCTGCCGATTCAACTGGTTTTTAAATCATCATTCAAAAAAGCCAATCGCACATCCGCTTCCGGTTTCACCGGAATTGGGTTCGAAAAAGCGTTGGGAATTTTGGAAAAAGTGCGAAACACGTACGATTTGCCGCTGTTGACAGACATCCACACCGAAATGGAAGCGCCGATTGTCGCGAGTGTGGTGGATGTATTGCAAATCCCTGCGTTTTTGTGTCGCCAAACCGATTTGCTGTTGGCTGCCGGACGAACCGGGAAAACCGTGAATATCAAAAAAGGGCAGTTTTTGGCACCGGAAGGCATGCAAAAAGCGGCTGAAAAAGTTGCCGGCACAGGCAACACCAACATCTTGTTAACCGAACGCGGCACAACTTTTGGCTACGAAAGCCTGGTTGTGGATATGCGTGGGCTTTCCGTGATGGCAAAAACCGGTTATCCGGTTGTGTTCGATGCAACCCATAGCGTGCAAATCCCCGGCGGGCAAGCCAGTTTTAGCGGCGGTCAGCCGGAATTTATTCAACCGCTGGCACGTGCGGCAATTGCCACCGGCGCGGTTTCCGCAGTGTTTATGGAGGTGCACCCGGATCCGCCAAATGCGCTCAGTGATGCGCAATCGCAATTACCGCTCGAAAAATTTAGCGCAGTTGCCGGACAACTTTCCGCGCTATACCAACACATTCGTGAAAACATTTAA
- a CDS encoding HAD hydrolase family protein gives MICASEQSAELFRRAAKVRAILVDVDGVLTKGQIIRTDAGEQVKVFNSLDGFGLRLAKFSGYVIAIISASGSEAIRFRAEEIGFDAIYLGSYSKIEAYRDLKTKFNLDDSQICYVGDDLPDIPLLELVGLPVAVHNSAADLSAITPFQTRRRGGEGAVREVIDFIMFAQGKRDEKVETILKSFGR, from the coding sequence ATGATTTGTGCATCTGAACAATCTGCTGAACTGTTTCGCCGGGCAGCCAAAGTCCGGGCGATTTTGGTTGATGTGGATGGTGTGCTCACCAAAGGGCAAATTATCCGAACGGATGCCGGTGAGCAGGTAAAAGTGTTCAATTCGCTGGATGGATTCGGGCTGCGATTGGCAAAATTTTCCGGATATGTCATCGCAATTATTTCCGCAAGCGGCAGCGAAGCAATTCGGTTTCGGGCGGAGGAAATCGGTTTCGATGCGATTTATCTCGGCAGTTACAGCAAAATCGAAGCCTATCGGGATCTCAAAACAAAATTCAATCTGGATGACTCACAAATTTGTTATGTCGGTGACGACCTCCCCGATATACCACTGTTGGAGCTGGTAGGATTGCCCGTTGCCGTTCACAATTCGGCGGCAGATTTAAGTGCAATTACACCGTTTCAAACACGTCGCCGGGGTGGGGAAGGCGCGGTTCGCGAAGTGATTGATTTTATTATGTTTGCGCAAGGCAAACGCGATGAAAAAGTCGAAACGATACTGAAATCGTTTGGCAGGTAA
- a CDS encoding KpsF/GutQ family sugar-phosphate isomerase, with amino-acid sequence MNGSVQPNTILSEEQKRLINIARRVIVMEADAIRLLLKEIDHRFLSAVDMIFDCKGRVIITGLGKSGAIGRKIAATLASTGTATYFMHPTDGVHGDIGIVHKDDVIICLSKSGESEELFNLLPIFKRIGVPVISITANAESALAKHSSIALTIADFEEACPHDLAPTTSSTAMLALGDALAMALLEKRHFTREDFAFLHPSGALGKRLLLKVDDIMETGEHVPVVQPTAQMKDVILQMTAKRGICMVTDPENRVVGVVTNGDLNRLVEKTEHFFQIPVEDVMNRSPKTVQSGTLAYTVYKKMEKYRIIAMPVLDQTEHLIGVIHLHDIMRTGIF; translated from the coding sequence ATGAATGGTTCAGTGCAGCCAAATACAATTTTATCCGAAGAACAAAAGCGGTTGATAAATATCGCCCGACGGGTGATTGTCATGGAAGCAGATGCTATCCGATTGTTATTAAAAGAGATAGATCATCGATTTCTTAGCGCTGTGGATATGATTTTCGATTGTAAAGGCCGGGTAATTATCACCGGATTGGGAAAATCCGGCGCGATCGGCAGAAAAATTGCCGCAACGCTGGCATCCACCGGAACAGCCACCTATTTCATGCATCCAACCGATGGCGTTCATGGCGATATCGGCATCGTTCACAAAGATGACGTGATTATTTGTCTCTCCAAAAGTGGTGAATCGGAGGAATTGTTCAATCTGCTGCCGATTTTCAAACGGATCGGCGTGCCTGTCATTTCGATTACCGCAAATGCGGAATCGGCGTTGGCAAAACACAGCAGCATTGCCCTGACCATTGCGGATTTTGAGGAAGCCTGCCCGCACGATCTTGCCCCGACAACCAGCTCTACTGCAATGCTGGCACTCGGTGACGCATTGGCGATGGCATTGTTGGAAAAACGCCATTTCACCCGAGAAGATTTCGCTTTTTTGCATCCCAGCGGAGCTTTGGGCAAACGCCTGCTGCTAAAAGTGGATGACATTATGGAAACCGGGGAACACGTTCCGGTTGTTCAGCCAACTGCCCAAATGAAAGATGTTATTTTGCAAATGACCGCAAAGCGCGGTATTTGTATGGTTACGGATCCTGAAAACCGGGTGGTCGGCGTGGTGACCAACGGCGATTTGAACCGGCTGGTTGAAAAAACGGAACACTTTTTCCAAATTCCCGTGGAAGATGTGATGAATCGATCGCCAAAAACGGTGCAAAGCGGCACTTTGGCGTATACGGTTTACAAAAAAATGGAAAAATACCGGATCATCGCGATGCCGGTGCTGGATCAAACAGAACATTTGATTGGTGTTATTCATTTGCACGACATAATGCGCACAGGTATTTTCTAA
- the lptC gene encoding LPS export ABC transporter periplasmic protein LptC, with translation MNRFFLMLTVVAALFFMTGACSKVEDEQSATSPQDSLQQLPDQESWGSIIVISKEGRRFARVWSGYVAVYNKQNQTILKDSIHVDFYNREGQHNSVLTAHEGVVDNQTENLRAMGNVIVISDSGVVLETEELLWDNQKQKIISDVPVKFTTDEDTLVGDSFISDPELVNYEIRNARGYSKRKMQLEKPRN, from the coding sequence ATGAATCGTTTTTTTTTGATGCTGACAGTTGTTGCAGCGCTGTTTTTTATGACCGGTGCATGCAGCAAAGTTGAGGATGAGCAGTCCGCAACCAGCCCGCAGGATTCGTTGCAGCAATTACCCGATCAGGAAAGTTGGGGCTCGATTATCGTTATTTCGAAAGAAGGGCGACGATTTGCACGGGTTTGGTCGGGATATGTTGCGGTTTACAACAAACAAAATCAAACGATTTTGAAAGATAGCATCCACGTTGATTTTTACAACCGCGAAGGGCAGCACAACTCTGTTCTCACCGCGCACGAAGGCGTAGTTGATAACCAAACGGAAAATCTCCGGGCGATGGGTAACGTGATTGTCATTTCCGACAGCGGCGTGGTTTTGGAAACGGAAGAGCTGTTGTGGGATAATCAGAAGCAAAAAATTATCAGCGATGTGCCCGTTAAATTCACGACGGATGAAGATACGTTGGTCGGCGATTCATTTATTTCCGATCCCGAGCTAGTCAATTACGAAATCCGTAATGCCCGCGGTTATTCAAAACGCAAAATGCAGTTGGAAAAACCCCGAAATTGA
- the lptB gene encoding LPS export ABC transporter ATP-binding protein — MAIEDITAISGHEGESSILRSENLVKIYGKRKVVNEVSLQVRQGQIVGLLGPNGAGKTTSFYMITGLIAPNSGEIYLNKRQITNLPMFKRARLGMAYLPQEASIFRKLTVEQNLLAIMEALKFSRKMRKERCEQLMEELRITHIAKNLGYNLSGGERRRTEIARALVNNPKFILLDEPFAGVDPIAVQDIQNIVISLKEKNIGILITDHNVHETLSITDHAYLLFEGKVLKEGNSEFLANDPEARKLYLGETFKLLR; from the coding sequence ATGGCAATCGAAGATATTACAGCAATCAGCGGGCACGAAGGTGAATCTTCTATTCTGCGATCAGAAAATCTGGTGAAAATTTACGGCAAACGGAAAGTCGTGAACGAGGTTAGTTTGCAGGTGCGGCAGGGGCAAATTGTTGGGCTGCTCGGTCCCAACGGCGCCGGGAAAACCACCTCGTTTTACATGATCACCGGACTGATTGCGCCCAATAGCGGCGAAATTTATCTCAACAAACGGCAAATCACCAATTTGCCGATGTTCAAACGTGCCCGATTGGGAATGGCATATTTGCCACAGGAAGCTTCAATATTCCGTAAGTTAACAGTTGAGCAAAATTTGTTGGCAATTATGGAAGCCCTCAAATTTTCCCGGAAAATGCGCAAGGAACGCTGCGAACAGTTGATGGAAGAATTGCGCATTACCCATATTGCCAAAAATCTGGGATATAATCTTTCCGGCGGTGAACGCCGGCGTACGGAGATTGCCCGCGCACTGGTGAACAATCCCAAATTTATTTTGCTGGATGAGCCGTTTGCCGGGGTGGACCCGATTGCAGTGCAGGATATTCAAAATATTGTGATCAGCCTGAAAGAGAAAAATATCGGTATTTTGATTACCGACCACAATGTTCACGAAACACTTTCCATTACGGATCACGCATATTTGCTGTTTGAGGGCAAAGTGCTGAAAGAGGGCAATAGCGAATTTCTCGCCAACGATCCGGAGGCGAGAAAATTGTATCTGGGCGAAACCTTCAAATTGCTGCGTTAA